The nucleotide sequence ACTTCCTCTAGCTCGTCGAACTGACCATCCACTTCCAGCACGGAAACGCTGTGATCGTAGTAGGTATCAGGACCGTAGAACATCTTGATACCGGGATACGAGCAAGTAAGCTTACGACCACAAGGAGTCCAGTCGATAGTAGAGCCTTCATCAAACAGATAAGCAGGCTCGAATCCTTCAACCCCATCTTTCTGCACCATGCGAACGCGCAGAACTTTGCGCTCCGTTTCACCTTTGATCAGGTTAGTGGGTAGTACCTGAATCACTACATCAGCGTGGCCTTTTTGCGGATCGATATAAGCTTCGAAGTCAGGGCGACGAGCATTGATGGCTGCCATGACATCGTCATAGGTGTGACCACGCTCGGCCATATCTCGCTGAATCTTCCAAGCGATCTTCACTTCGTCACTGATGTCGAGGTAAACGCTGAAGTCAAGCAGCGATCGCACCCGCTCATCATGCAGAGGATGCAAACCTTCAATCACGATGATGTGATTAGGATCAATCCGTTCTGGAGGATCGAGTTCGCCCGTTTCGTGGTTGTAGATAGGCTTATCAATAGACTGGCCGTTCTTCAGAGCTTTGACCTGCTCGTACATCAAGTCAAAGTTGTTAGCACGGGGATCAAGGGCGGTAATCCCGGTCTCCTTACGTTGCTTCCGGTCCAGACTGTGGTAGTCGTCGAGGCAGATTACGGTAACAAAATCTTCCCCAAACAAATCTGTCAATCGGCGCAAAAATGTAGATTTACCGCATCCGGAGTCTCCGGCAACGCCAATTAAAACCACGCGGTCTGGCTTACTGGTCATAGATTCCCTCTAACGATCGTTGAATAGACTGTTCACTAACTGAGTTTTGAGCAGATTCACTCTAGAGCCCGGAATTCACGCCCGAAGTGGGTAGTGCGGCTTAGAAGGCTGGCACAGAGGCAGATGCAAAACAAACGTGCAGCAAAAGAGCTACCGCTTATCCTGAAGAAGCTTTTCTAGTAAGTATTTAATACTACTTTAACAGTTCATCTTACCAGAACATGATCCCCTCTACAAGTTCAGCCTGAATTGAAAATTAGCTCGGTTCCTATCTATGCTAAGGTTAATTGCGCATTTTAAAGAAATGAAATTGGCTCGACATTGACATTCTTTTCCTGACTAACCTTTTATGCTTTGGGTAGCCACGAGAAAGAGGCCGAGATATTTCGGTCTTCCGATACTCTAGAAGTAGGCATGGCTTCTATAACTGCGTGATGTAATTGCGTGATGCAGATTTAATCTTTCAGTCCTTTGAGACTTGCGATTGAGGCGTAGGGCTAACATTAATGGGAGCCAAGGACGCTTTGTAGCAAAATGTTAAGTTAAGTTGGGTTCGGAGATATCTATAGCAATGTTCAATTCAAGTGCAGCGGGCGGTGCTGGCAACACGGCTTCCGGTAGCCGTCTCTTCCGCTATGAAGTCGTCGGTCTGCGTCAGAATTCGGAAACGGATAAAACGAACTACCCCATTCGTCGCAGCGGTAGCACCTTTATCACAGTGCCCTATAACCGCATGAACGATATGATGCAGCGCATTCTGCGTATGGGCGGCAAGATTGTTGGCATTGAGCCACTCAATAGTGAAACCCTTACCAACGGTAATGCGGCTGCTAGTAAAAGTTCGCAGTCAGCGCAATCTGCTCCGGCGGCTCAACCCGCTAAGATGCAAGCAGATTCTGCTCCAGCAGCAGGTGCAAAGCATGAGGCTCTATTCGAAGAAAATGTTCCCGTTAACATTTATCGTCCGAATAGCCCCTATTTAGGCAAATGTGTTTCTAACGAGGAACTAGTGGGCGAAGGCGGAATTGGCACCGTTCGCCACCTGATTTTTGATGTTTCTGGCGGTGATTTGCGCTACCTAGAAGGTCAAAGTATTGGTATTATCCCACCCGGAATTGATAAGAAAGGCAAACCCGAAAAGCTCCGTCTGTACTCGATCGCGTCTACTCGGCATGGCGATCATGTCGATGACAAAACTGTTTCTTTGTGCGTGCGTCAGCTAGAGTACAAGCACCCTGAAACAGGCGAGACCGTTTACGGAGTTTGCTCTACCCACCTCTGCAACCTCAAGGAAGGCGACGAAGTTAAAATCACGGGACCAGTTGGGAAGGAAATGCTCCTGCCTACTGATCCCAATGCCAACGTGATCATGTTTGCCACTGGAACGGGTATTGCACCTTTCCGGGCTTACCTGTGGCGCATGTTTAAGGACGCTGAGCGTCAAGCCAATCCTGGCTACCAATTTAAGGGTTTTGCTTGGTTGGTCTTCGGCATTCCCACCAGCCCCAACATTCTCTACAAAGAAGAGTTGGAAGAAATTCAGCAAAAGTATCCAGAAAACTTCCGCCTCACCTGTGCCATCAGCCGGGAGCAAAAGAATGCCTCTGGCGGTCGGATGTACATCCAAGACCGTGTAGCTGAGCACGCAGATGAACTGTGGAAGCTGATCCAGCAGGAGAACACCCACACCTACATTTGCGGTCTCAAAGGTATGGAAGGCGGCATTGATGAAGCGCTGTCTGCTGCGGCTGCCAAAGATGGCGTGACCTGGAGCGATTACCAGAAGCAAATGAAGAAGAGCGAGCGCTGGCACGTAGAAACCTACTAAGCCGCGATCGCTCCGTGAATGCTCCGCTGAGCTGAAGTCTCAGAGTGTCATCACTAGCAGTTAAACTAGCCCTAGAGTTTGGATCGATTGGGAAGCAACTTTTCTTCCTGAAGATTCAAACCCTAGGGCTTATTCGTTTGTCAGAACTTATTGGAATTTGGGATAACGGTTGTGACCTTCAAAGTCGGTTTGCTAGGGCTAGGAACAGTGGGCACGGGTACAGCACAGATTTTGCTCGATGCAACGCAGCGCCACCCTTTGTTAAAGGAGTTAGAAATTCATCGAGTTGGGGTGCGATCGCTCGACAAATCCCGTGAAATCGACCTGCCCGCTGACTTACTAACCACGGATCTCGAATCCATTGTGACCGATCCCAACATTGATATTGTGGTTGAAGTGATGGGAGGTTTAGAGCCTGCGCGATCGCTGATTCTTCAAGCCATTGCTCATGGTAAGCATGTGGTCACGGCCAATAAAGCTGCGATCGCCCGGTATGGCGCTGAGATTTTCACCGCTGCCAACGAAGCAGGAGTATATGTACTGCTAGAAGCAGCGGTAGGCGGGGGAATTCCAGTAATTCAACCCCTCAAGCAGTCACTCGGGGCCAATCGTATTGATACGGTCATAGGGATTATCAACGGCACTACTAACTACATCCTGACCCGGATGCAAAATGAAGGCGCTGACTTCGCTGAGGTGCTAGCAGATGCTCAACGATTGGGTTATGCCGAAGCCGATCCCACCGCTGATGTAGACGGCCTAGATGCAGCCGACAAAATTGCGATTCTAGCTTCACTCGCCTTTGGCGGACGAATTAAATTAGCAGAAGTTCATTGTGAAGGCATTCGTCAGGTCAGTGCTGCTGATATTGCCTACGCGGAGCGGCTCGGTTTTGTAATTAAGCTGCTAGCGATCGCCAAACGCAACACAGTCTCTA is from Trichocoleus sp. FACHB-46 and encodes:
- a CDS encoding phosphoribulokinase, translated to MTSKPDRVVLIGVAGDSGCGKSTFLRRLTDLFGEDFVTVICLDDYHSLDRKQRKETGITALDPRANNFDLMYEQVKALKNGQSIDKPIYNHETGELDPPERIDPNHIIVIEGLHPLHDERVRSLLDFSVYLDISDEVKIAWKIQRDMAERGHTYDDVMAAINARRPDFEAYIDPQKGHADVVIQVLPTNLIKGETERKVLRVRMVQKDGVEGFEPAYLFDEGSTIDWTPCGRKLTCSYPGIKMFYGPDTYYDHSVSVLEVDGQFDELEEVIYIEKHLSKTSAKYEGEVTHLLLQHREYPGSNNGTGLFQVLTGLKMRATYERLTSKEAKTKVAANV
- the petH gene encoding ferredoxin--NADP reductase → MFNSSAAGGAGNTASGSRLFRYEVVGLRQNSETDKTNYPIRRSGSTFITVPYNRMNDMMQRILRMGGKIVGIEPLNSETLTNGNAAASKSSQSAQSAPAAQPAKMQADSAPAAGAKHEALFEENVPVNIYRPNSPYLGKCVSNEELVGEGGIGTVRHLIFDVSGGDLRYLEGQSIGIIPPGIDKKGKPEKLRLYSIASTRHGDHVDDKTVSLCVRQLEYKHPETGETVYGVCSTHLCNLKEGDEVKITGPVGKEMLLPTDPNANVIMFATGTGIAPFRAYLWRMFKDAERQANPGYQFKGFAWLVFGIPTSPNILYKEELEEIQQKYPENFRLTCAISREQKNASGGRMYIQDRVAEHADELWKLIQQENTHTYICGLKGMEGGIDEALSAAAAKDGVTWSDYQKQMKKSERWHVETY
- a CDS encoding homoserine dehydrogenase, which produces MTFKVGLLGLGTVGTGTAQILLDATQRHPLLKELEIHRVGVRSLDKSREIDLPADLLTTDLESIVTDPNIDIVVEVMGGLEPARSLILQAIAHGKHVVTANKAAIARYGAEIFTAANEAGVYVLLEAAVGGGIPVIQPLKQSLGANRIDTVIGIINGTTNYILTRMQNEGADFAEVLADAQRLGYAEADPTADVDGLDAADKIAILASLAFGGRIKLAEVHCEGIRQVSAADIAYAERLGFVIKLLAIAKRNTVSTENAPEQLQIRVHPTLVPKSHPLASVNDVYNAILVEGDPIGQVMFFGRGAGAGPTASAVVSDILNIAAMLQANLVPVSTQPTQAAHPLLACSHQHYSAIAPMTDLVTRFYARFLTKDYPGVIGKLGTCFGNHQVSLESVVQIGNQDGLAEIVVVTHDVPEGNFRQALEEIRSLSSISSVSSVLRVL